Sequence from the Chitinivibrionales bacterium genome:
AAACGGTCGTCGTTTCATCGGCGAGAACATTAATATTAACACCCAGCAGCGCAGATTCACTCGGATCGCCTTCCTGTGCATAATAGACCTTCGGCATTTCTGCAGATGGAATACCGGTAATAACGATACTGTCCAGGTCTTGACCGATTTCCTGTTTGATCGTTGTGCCTTCAATATAGATATAGCCGTGTACCGGATCGATATGCTTGGGCAGCGCCACCTTGATTGCCCCGGTTTTGCCAAGCTTTGCATCGGGGACATCGATAGTATCTTCGGTAATTTGGATGTCCCTGACTAAAGCCTTTGTCGAACTGGACAATTGAAAAACTTCCAGATTGTATTTCCCGGAATCGGCTGCTTGTAAATAATACCGACCATCGGCATCGGTAATATCACTTGCAAGTGCTGTTGATTTTGCCAGTACCGGATCGTAGTCGGAAGGCACCAGGTGAACAACAGCATTCTCAACAGGCCTACCGCTCTGACCAACAACAATTCCGGACACCTTGGCCGTGGCGCTCTTTGTTGATGTTTCAGTCCCGGTTCCGGCAATATTATCTGAAGAACAGCCCGGTATGAAAAGAAAAGGGAACAGAAGCATAAGAAATATGTAGAATACTCTTTTCATGATTTCCACTTTACTTTTTTACCTCTTCGCAAGGTCAAATGTCTGAAAATTCACCTGCAAGACCGTCTCCGGAGTTATATCACCTTTGACTTTGTCTAATATCTTTTTTCGCAATTCTGTAATCATCGTATCAATTTCATTTTTCGTTTTGTTGCTGATACTTACTGTAAGCGTCGAAAATGTCTGATTTTTAAAATCTTTTTTGTACGCTTCAATACCAAGATCCTGCATCTGTTTGTGAAACTTTTTCAGTGCCAACACCCGGGCTTCATCGGTACACTTGAAAAATTTCCGATGAAATGTCCACTCAGCCTTTTCTTTGTCCCAGGAAATAAAACCCAGTTTATTTAACTCTGAGATCGCATGCTTCGCCTGGACAGCAGTAATCGGTGGATTGAATTTTTTAGCAATTACCCGGTGATCATGCTCGGAGCGATCTAAATCCAGAATCGATATCATGACCGGCTGATACCATTTTGAAAAATACTGATAAGCTTCATTCTCCAGCTTAACGGTTTCTAAATTCGGTGATAAGGAAACAATCTTTTTAAAAATTTTTGATTTTTCAGTATCGGTCTTCGCTTGATTATATCCAACCAAAGCTCTGAAATAATCGGATTCTTTTTTGTTGAGCCCCAGAAACTGTATATATGATTGCATATATCGTGAAGTGAGACTCCGCCCCTTAGTGACATCTATATAATGAGAACGGCTTTTAAAACCGTATTTTTCGACCAGTATTTGATAGACAAATGAAGGATTAGTGGCCTTATAATACCTTATATAATCCTTGAGATATCTGCGGAAATTCAGGTAATCGAAAACTGAGGGTTTCTGCAGTGTATCGGACATATGAGTAATATATATAACGGAAAGATTTTTTCCAACACTTTTTAGAACAAAATTGACTTTTTTACTGAATTTATATCACATTTATAAAAAAGTGCATCCTTTTTTGACAATATTATTAGAACACGCTTTCAGCGATAGCATCATAAACATTTACATTATTGATCCCGGCAATACGACGGGCCCGCCAAATAATTCTTCCGGCAAAAGCAGGCACCAATTTCTTTCAAAGACAAATGGATACCAGCCCCCCGAATCAGTTTTGGCATTACGCGTCTTTCATGACATTGCATTAATAATATACCAATGCAGAGCTAACCTTTTTTTAATCTATAACTAACACAATGCTAACATTCAACGCTGATTTTATTTATTCTTTTAATAACAATTTTCTAACAAACATGCAACTTATTTTTTTGGCCCTCCACTTAACTACCTATTTGAAAGGGGGTTATGGAGTTTTACACTATAGCGGCAGAGCAGCGCAAAAGCTCTGTACCATTTTTTTCAGATATATTTCCAATAACATAGGCTAACAGATACCTAACATAAATCAAATAAAACATAAATCTGTCGCTAACACATTAAAAATGGAGATTAGCTATTTATGAGAATATGTAATATTGGCGCACTGATAACCATCTTTGCATTAACTGCATCTTTATGTGGTCAGGAGGAACCGGTTACTGAGCAAGACTCAACAGCAAAGAAAGTGGAGGAGATTGAAGGAAAATTATTAGGA
This genomic interval carries:
- a CDS encoding TIGR02147 family protein, whose protein sequence is MSDTLQKPSVFDYLNFRRYLKDYIRYYKATNPSFVYQILVEKYGFKSRSHYIDVTKGRSLTSRYMQSYIQFLGLNKKESDYFRALVGYNQAKTDTEKSKIFKKIVSLSPNLETVKLENEAYQYFSKWYQPVMISILDLDRSEHDHRVIAKKFNPPITAVQAKHAISELNKLGFISWDKEKAEWTFHRKFFKCTDEARVLALKKFHKQMQDLGIEAYKKDFKNQTFSTLTVSISNKTKNEIDTMITELRKKILDKVKGDITPETVLQVNFQTFDLAKR